One Dromiciops gliroides isolate mDroGli1 chromosome 3, mDroGli1.pri, whole genome shotgun sequence DNA segment encodes these proteins:
- the PIH1D2 gene encoding PIH1 domain-containing protein 2 isoform X2, with the protein MESSPKGLLTQVTQLWNLLDDLAESDPEGYGKFIQHQLKEGEKYCAAPEPQLCLQTKILKPEEKVLFINLGQWTRIPAPQSKAEPVPLSVGKPEDVSETSESYTVIDVAYNPDVLKAAKDDEMEMDQLIRLAMKCIEDRYQFTLSQSYHITNTRKKGSLQRMKNNFMGIETDSTDLSEKMKKELTLEQLRNSGINNQDDIPQLLLPKDHIPSKQRCLIEEISSSELQVGLKTPNYKLIVVKDQNGRSLRIEMEVELPGLSSVCDCDLSVSKDDLVIEVLEKYRLQVDLPEVVDTETTTAKFVTRKATLVITMPVLQ; encoded by the exons ATGGAATCATCACCAAAAGGTTTGCTTACCCAAGTGACCCAACTGTGGAACCTCCTAGACGACCTGGCTGAAAGTGACCCTGAAGGTTATGGGAAGTTTATTCAGCATCAgctgaaagaaggggagaaatacTGTGCTGCCCCAGAGCCACAGCTCTGTCTGCAGACCAAGATCTTG AAACCAGAAGAAAAAGTACTATTCATCAACCTAGGTCAGTGGACGAGGATCCCAGCACCTCAGTCAAAGGCAGAGCCTGTACCTTTGAGTGTTGGCAAGCCAGAAGATGTATCTGAGACATCAG AATCATACACAGTTATTGATGTTGCATACAACCCTGATGTTCTCAAGGCAGCAAAAGATGATGAAATGGAAATGGATCAACTGATTCGCCTAGCAATGAAATGCATTGAGGATCGATACCAATTTACTCTTTCCCAGTCCTATCACATTACAAATaccaggaagaaaggaagcctccaaaggatgaaaaataattttatgggaATTGAAACTGATTCAACAGATTTAagtgagaaaatgaagaaag agctAACACTTGAACAGTTGAGAAACAGTGGTATAAACAACCAAGATGACATTCCACAACTTTTGCTGCCAAAGGACCATATTCCAAGCAAACAAAGGTGTCTAATTGAGGAAATTTCCAGTAGTGAGCTCCAAGTTGGGCTGAAGACTCCTAACTATAAACTGATAGTTGTGAAGGATCAGAATGGGAGATCACTGAGAATTGAGATGGAAGTTGAACTTCCTGGTCTTAGCTCTGTCTGTGACTGTGACCTTAGTGTTTCTAAG GATGACTTAGTGATTGAAGTCTTGGAGAAGTACCGATTACAGGTAGATCTTCCAGAAGTGGTTGATACTGAGACAACTACAGCAAAATTTGTCACAAGAAAGGCTACATTAGTCATCACCATGCCAGTACTGCAGTAA
- the PIH1D2 gene encoding PIH1 domain-containing protein 2 isoform X1: protein MSFQFSGPTLLKVMESSPKGLLTQVTQLWNLLDDLAESDPEGYGKFIQHQLKEGEKYCAAPEPQLCLQTKILKPEEKVLFINLGQWTRIPAPQSKAEPVPLSVGKPEDVSETSESYTVIDVAYNPDVLKAAKDDEMEMDQLIRLAMKCIEDRYQFTLSQSYHITNTRKKGSLQRMKNNFMGIETDSTDLSEKMKKELTLEQLRNSGINNQDDIPQLLLPKDHIPSKQRCLIEEISSSELQVGLKTPNYKLIVVKDQNGRSLRIEMEVELPGLSSVCDCDLSVSKDDLVIEVLEKYRLQVDLPEVVDTETTTAKFVTRKATLVITMPVLQ from the exons ATGTCTTTCCAGTTTAGTGGACCCACTCTCTTGAAGGTCATGGAATCATCACCAAAAGGTTTGCTTACCCAAGTGACCCAACTGTGGAACCTCCTAGACGACCTGGCTGAAAGTGACCCTGAAGGTTATGGGAAGTTTATTCAGCATCAgctgaaagaaggggagaaatacTGTGCTGCCCCAGAGCCACAGCTCTGTCTGCAGACCAAGATCTTG AAACCAGAAGAAAAAGTACTATTCATCAACCTAGGTCAGTGGACGAGGATCCCAGCACCTCAGTCAAAGGCAGAGCCTGTACCTTTGAGTGTTGGCAAGCCAGAAGATGTATCTGAGACATCAG AATCATACACAGTTATTGATGTTGCATACAACCCTGATGTTCTCAAGGCAGCAAAAGATGATGAAATGGAAATGGATCAACTGATTCGCCTAGCAATGAAATGCATTGAGGATCGATACCAATTTACTCTTTCCCAGTCCTATCACATTACAAATaccaggaagaaaggaagcctccaaaggatgaaaaataattttatgggaATTGAAACTGATTCAACAGATTTAagtgagaaaatgaagaaag agctAACACTTGAACAGTTGAGAAACAGTGGTATAAACAACCAAGATGACATTCCACAACTTTTGCTGCCAAAGGACCATATTCCAAGCAAACAAAGGTGTCTAATTGAGGAAATTTCCAGTAGTGAGCTCCAAGTTGGGCTGAAGACTCCTAACTATAAACTGATAGTTGTGAAGGATCAGAATGGGAGATCACTGAGAATTGAGATGGAAGTTGAACTTCCTGGTCTTAGCTCTGTCTGTGACTGTGACCTTAGTGTTTCTAAG GATGACTTAGTGATTGAAGTCTTGGAGAAGTACCGATTACAGGTAGATCTTCCAGAAGTGGTTGATACTGAGACAACTACAGCAAAATTTGTCACAAGAAAGGCTACATTAGTCATCACCATGCCAGTACTGCAGTAA
- the NKAPD1 gene encoding uncharacterized protein NKAPD1 isoform X1, translating to MSRIPLGKVLLRNVIRHTDAHNKIQEETDMWKIRELEKQMEDAYQGTQRRILPRSSSRMRSDGFDEESHRVYWRTKQEIPGTFEDDLLKTRSWNRKLYNYEANMPDRWGHSGYKELYPEEFDTDSDQQDAINGRNTPPQEKSSTHESHKRKRSKKSHKKKQKKRSHKKQKKSKKEAADRAADSSSECSGETQVSSARKGKQSHKRKKKSRKKAPKKPASFSESDSDSSHPDNSESSSSEESEEKDAKKTKRKKDQKEHVTPTKRKSEVQERTSKRKNWKVATDEKTDESSEED from the exons ATGTCCCGGATTCCTCTGGGTAAAGTCCTTCTGAGAAATGTTATTCGGCACACAGACGCTCACAATAAG ATTCAGGAGGAGACAGATATGTGGAAGATAAGAGAACTGGAGAAACAGATGGAGGACGCTTACCAGGGAACACAAAGGAGAATCTTACCCAGGAGCTCGAG CCGAATGCGAAGTGATGGTTTTGATGAAGAAAGTCATCGAGTTTACTGGAGGACGAAGCAAGAAATTCCTGGGACATTTGAAGATGATTTGCTTAAGACTCGATCTTGGAATAGAAAGCTATATAATTATGAGGCCAACATGCCTGACAG ATGGGGTCACAGTGGATATAAAGAACTATACCCCGAGGAATTTGACACAGACAG TGATCAGCAAGATGCTATTAATGGAAGAAACACACCTCCCCAGGAAAAGTCATCTACTCATGAGTCCCATAAACGTAAGAGGTCAAAGAaatcccacaaaaaaaagcaaaaaaaacggtcacacaaaaaacaaaagaaaagcaaaaaagaagcCGCAGATAGAGCTGCAGATTCCTCAAGCGAATGCTCAGGAGAAACTCAGGTTTCCAGTGCTAGGAAAGGGAAACAGTCACATAAGCGAaagaaaaaatcaaggaaaaaggCTCCTAAGAAACCTGCTTCTTTCTCAGAGTCAGATAGTGATTCTTCTCACCCAGATAATTCAGAATCCAGTAGTTCtgaggaaagtgaagaaaaagatgccaagaaaacaaaaaggaaaaaggatcagAAAGAACATGTCACCCCAACAAAGAGGAAGAGTGAGGTACAAGAGAGGACCAGCAAGCGGAAGAACTGGAAGGTGGCCACAGATGAAAAGACAGATGAGAGCTCCGAGGAAGATTAA
- the NKAPD1 gene encoding uncharacterized protein NKAPD1 isoform X2 — translation MRSDGFDEESHRVYWRTKQEIPGTFEDDLLKTRSWNRKLYNYEANMPDRWGHSGYKELYPEEFDTDSDQQDAINGRNTPPQEKSSTHESHKRKRSKKSHKKKQKKRSHKKQKKSKKEAADRAADSSSECSGETQVSSARKGKQSHKRKKKSRKKAPKKPASFSESDSDSSHPDNSESSSSEESEEKDAKKTKRKKDQKEHVTPTKRKSEVQERTSKRKNWKVATDEKTDESSEED, via the exons ATGCGAAGTGATGGTTTTGATGAAGAAAGTCATCGAGTTTACTGGAGGACGAAGCAAGAAATTCCTGGGACATTTGAAGATGATTTGCTTAAGACTCGATCTTGGAATAGAAAGCTATATAATTATGAGGCCAACATGCCTGACAG ATGGGGTCACAGTGGATATAAAGAACTATACCCCGAGGAATTTGACACAGACAG TGATCAGCAAGATGCTATTAATGGAAGAAACACACCTCCCCAGGAAAAGTCATCTACTCATGAGTCCCATAAACGTAAGAGGTCAAAGAaatcccacaaaaaaaagcaaaaaaaacggtcacacaaaaaacaaaagaaaagcaaaaaagaagcCGCAGATAGAGCTGCAGATTCCTCAAGCGAATGCTCAGGAGAAACTCAGGTTTCCAGTGCTAGGAAAGGGAAACAGTCACATAAGCGAaagaaaaaatcaaggaaaaaggCTCCTAAGAAACCTGCTTCTTTCTCAGAGTCAGATAGTGATTCTTCTCACCCAGATAATTCAGAATCCAGTAGTTCtgaggaaagtgaagaaaaagatgccaagaaaacaaaaaggaaaaaggatcagAAAGAACATGTCACCCCAACAAAGAGGAAGAGTGAGGTACAAGAGAGGACCAGCAAGCGGAAGAACTGGAAGGTGGCCACAGATGAAAAGACAGATGAGAGCTCCGAGGAAGATTAA